The segment AACGGGTGGGCGCCGCCGGGGACCTTCTCACCAGGCGTGAGCGGGGTGAGCCGCGCGATCCGGTCGAGAATCAGCGCGAAGGCGATCGCCGCGCCCCCGACCACCAGGTATTCGAGGTGCCAGCGCGCGCGCAGCAGCTCTTCGAGGAAACGGCTCCGCCACAGATCGCCCCGCTCGCCCAGGGAGAAGATCACCGCGAAGGTGCTCGTCCGGAAGAAGAGCAGGTGGAAGAAGGCGATGGCGTTGGCGAAGAGGCCTGTGGCCAGACCGGCGTAGACGCCGACGATCGCGGCGACGACCAGCACCAGCGTCGGTTCGCCGGGGGTCGCGAGGCGCACCTTCCAGTCGGACGCCGTGCGCAGACGGGCCCAGGTGGACGGGTGCAGCCAGGGGGGGCGGGAGCTTCGTTCTGAAGAATGATCCATTCGCTTGCGGGCATCCCTACCCGCAAGAAGTTGCAGGTGCAAGGGCCGCAAGCGAATGGATCGGCGTCGCCCTTCTGGCTACTCGACCGTCACGCTCTTCGCCAGGTTGCGCGGCTGGTCCACGTCGGTGCCGCGCAGATCGGCGACGTGGTAGGCGAGGAGCTGGAGCGGGATGCTCACCACCACCGGCGCGAGGAGCGGGTCGCAGGCGGGCACCTCGAGGACGTGGTCGGCGATCCGTGCGACGTGCTCGTCGCCCTTCGTCACCACCGCGATCACGTGGCCGCCGCGGGCGCGGACCTCCTCGATGTTGCCGACGGTCTTCTCGTAGGTGGGATCGAGGGTGGCGATCACCACCACCGGCAGATCCTTGTCGATGAGCGCGATCGGGCCGTGCTTCATCTCGCCTGCGGCGTAGCCCTCCGCGTGGATGTAGGAGATCTCCTTGAGCTTCAGCGCGCCTTCGAGGGCGCTGGCTGCCTGGGGACCGCGGCCGAGGAAGAGGACGTCGCGGGCGTCGACGAGCGACTTCGCCACCTCGAGGACGTGCTTCTCGGTGTGGAGCGCCTCCTCGACGATGGTGGGCAGCTCCACCAGCTGGCCGAGCCAGCGGCGGCCGCTCTCCACGTCGAGGGTGCCGCGCAGGCGGCCGAGGCGCACCGCGAGGAGCGCCAGCGAGACCAGCTGCGTGGTGAAGGCCTTGGTGGAGGCGACGCCGATCTCGGGGCCGGCGTGGGTGTAGAGCACGTCGTCTGCTTCCCGCGGGATCGCGGCGCCGAGGACGTTGCAGATCGCCAGGGTGCGGGCGCCGAGGCGCTTGGCCTCGCGCAGCGCGGCGAGGGTGTCGCTGGTCTCGCCGGACTGCGAGATCGCCACGGCGAGGACCGAGCCGTCGATCACCGGCTCGCGGTAGCGGAACTCGGAGGCGAGGTCGACCTCCACCGGGAGCCGGGCGAGACGCTCGATGAGGTGCTTGGCGAGGAGGCCCGCGTGCCAGCTGGTGCCGCAGCCGAGGATCACCACCCGCGCGATCGCCTGCGCCGCCTTCGCGTCGATGGAGACGTCGTCGAGGAGGACGTCGCCCTCCTCGAGGAGGCAGCGGCCGCGCAAGGTGTCCGCGAGGGCCCGGGGCTGCTCGTGGATTTCCTTGTGCATGAAGTGGCGGTGGCCGCCCTTCTCCGCCATCACCGGCGACCAGTCGATCCGCTGCGCCTTGCGATCCACGGGATGGCCGGCGAGGTCGGTGAGGGTCACGCCGCTCTTCGTCACCACGGCGAAGTCGCCCTCTTCGAGGAAGATGACGTTGCGGGTGTAGGCGAGGAGCGCGGGGACGTCGGAGGCGATGAAATTCTCGCCCTCGCCCAGGCCCACCACCATCGGCGAGGCGTTCTTCGCGGCGACGAGCTCGCCGGGATGGGCCTCGGAGGTGACGAGGAGCGCGAAGGCCCCGCGCACCGCGGCGAGGGCCTTGCGCACCGCGGTGGGCAGATCACCTGCGGCGCGGAGCTCGCGGGCGATCAGGTGCGCGAAGATCTCGGTATCGGTCTCGCTGGTGAAGGTGTGGCCCTGCTGGCGCAGCTCTTCCCGGAGGGCGAGGTGGTTCTCGATGATGCCGTTGTGGACCACCGCCACGCCTTCGAAGCGATGCGGGTGGGCATTCTCGTCGGAGGGCTTGCCGTGGGTGGCCCAGCGGGTGTGGCCGATGCCGGTGCTCCCCTCGACGGGCTCGATCGCGAGGCGGTTCTCGAGGTTCTTCAGCTTGCCCTTGGCCCGGGCGATCTGCAGCCCCTGGGCGCCGAGCACCGCGACGCCGGCGGAGTCGTAGCCCCGGTATTCGAGCTTGCGCAGCCCTTCCACGAGGATGCCCGCTGCATCCTGCTCCCCGACGTACCCGACGATCCCGCACATGTTTCGAATTCCCCTCCGCCATGCAGGCGGCGTTGCGCCGCGACTTTGCAGGAGAAGGCCGCTTCGTCGCAAGCAATGCGTCCGACACCTGACGCAAGACGGCCCGGCACGCGCGGGGAGGGCCGGGCCGTCGACTCGTTCGTTCGGGTGGGTTCAGCTGCGCCGGGTGCGCCGGTTCGCCGCCTTGCGGGGCTGCGCCGTCTTGCGGCCCTTCGCCCTGCCCTGCCCGGCCTTGCGGCGCTCCACCCAGCCTTCCTTCACCACCTGCTCCGCCCGCGAGAGGGCGAGGGCCCCTGCGGGCACGTCCTTCACCACCGTGGAGCCGGCGCCCACGTAGGCGCCGTCGCCGACGGTGACCGGGGCCACCAGCTGCGTGTCGCTGCCGATGAAGACCCCGTCGCCGAGCACGGTGGGGAGCTTGTTCACGCCGTCGTAGTTGCAGGTGATGGTGCCCGCGCCGATGTTGCAGCGCGCGCCGACGGTGGCGTCGCCGACGTAGGCGAGGTGGTTGGCCTTCGAGCCCCTGCCCATCGTCGTCTTCTTCGTTTCGACGAAGTTGCCGATGTGCACCTCTTCGGCGAGGACGGTGCCTGGACGGAGCCTGGCGAAGGGGCCGATCTGCGCCCGATCCCCGACCACGGCATCCTCGAAGACGCTGTAGGGCTTCACGGTGACGGAGGCGCCGACCGTGCTCGCCTCGATCACCGAGCCGAAGCCGATGCGGCTGCCGGCGCCGATCCGGGTGGCGCCGACCAGGCGCACGTTCGGCTCGAGGGTGACGTCGGCGCCGAGCTCGACCTCTTCGTCGATGTAGGTGCTCACGGGATCGAGCATGGTGACGCCTTCGCGCATCCAGCGCTCGGCGAGGCGGCGCCGCAGCACCTGCGCCGCAGCAGCGAGCTCGACGCGGTCGTTGACGCCGGAGACCTCCTCGACCTTCGCCTCCACCGCCACCGCGGGCTTGCCGGTCCGGGCCGCAGCGGCGACGAGATCGGTGAGGTAGTACTCGCCCTGCGCGTTCGCGGTGCCGACGCCCTTGAGCGCCTTCCAGAGGAACGCCGCATCGCAATCGTAGAGGCCGGCGTTGCACTCGCCGATGGCGCGCTGCTCGGCGCTCGCGTCCTTGTGCTCGACGATGGCGCCGACCCGGCCCCGCTCGTCGCGGACGACGCGGCCATAGCCGGTGGGATCGGCAGGGCGCATGGAGAGGAAGGCGACGGGATTCTTGCGGCCCGCCTGCGTCAGCGTGCGCATCGTCTCGCCGGTGAGGAGGGGCACGTCGCCCGAGAGGATGAGCACGCGGCCCTCGTAGCCGGCGAGGGTGCGGCGGGCGGCGAGCACCGCGTGGGCCGTGCCCTTCTGCTCCTTCTGCACCGCGAATTTGAGCGGCGCCCCGGGGAAGAGCGCCTCGAGTCGCGCGCGCACCTCGTCACCCTGGTGGCCGACGACGACCACCACCGGGTCGCAGCGGAGCTCCAGCGCGCGGCGGACGGGATACCAGGCCAGGGGCTTGCCGTTCGCCTCGTGGAGGACCTTGGAGAGCCCGCTCTTCATCCGCGTGCCCTTGCCAGCTGCCAGAACGATCGCTGCTCGTGCGCTCTTCTTCATGGTCGGGCACCATAGGGACCGTCCCGCAGGTGGTCAACGGGCGGCCGGTCTCCCTCGGTCATGGGAGGCGCGTGCAACGTTGCCGCGGCGATCCTCCCTCGATCGCGTACAAAGTGACACACTACATGGAGCAGCGCCGCGTTCTCTGCTAGACCCGTCTGGCCCTCTTCAACTGGAGCACCAACGCCGTGGCGAATCGCATTCGTGTGGCCGTCATCGAGGACGACTCCCTGCAGCGCGCGCTCTGTGTCCAGGTGCTGGGCGCAGCCGGCGACATGATGGTCGTGGGCGCGTACGAGACCGGTCGCGGTGCGCTCGCCGAGCTCACCTCCGGCCCGCGCCAGGTCGACGTGGTCGTGGTCGACCTCGGCCTGCCCGACCTCGCCGGCGCCGAGGTGGCGCGGCAGCTCACCTCCCTCGCCGATCCGCCCGAGGTGGTGGTGCTCACCGCCCACGGCGAGCGGGGCATGGCCCTCGAGGCGCTCAAGTCCGGCGCCTCCGGCTACCTGCTCAAGGGCTCGCCGAGCGAGGTCGTCGACGCGGTCCGCGTCGCAGCCGGTGGCGGCTCGACCATCGCGCCCGCCATCGCCCGCTACCTCCTCGACGAGGTCCGGGTGCCGGGCCAGGAGGGCAACGCCTCGCTGCGCGACGTCGGCAGGGCTGCAGGCGGCGATGCCAACGATCGCAACGACGAGCGCCCCGCCCTCACCCGCCGCGAGCGGGAGGTGCTGGCGCTGCTGGCCAAGGGCGCCACCTACGAGGACGCGGCCCGCCTCCTCGGGATCAGCCTCGGCACCGTGCAGAGCCACGTGAAGAGCCTCTACCGCAAGCTCGAGGTCTCCTCGAAGGCGGAGGCTGCTGCCGAAGCGGTGCGGCGCGGGCTCACCTGGCCGTAGGGCCGTAGCGGCCTCTCGGCACCAGCCGGCTTGGCGTGCAAGCGGACGGATCGGCTTCCCTCGTGGTTGCCCGCGCACCTTCGCCCCGCTATGCGGGGGGGATGCGCTCTCTCGTCCTTCTCCTCGGCCTCCTCCTCGCCCTCCCCGCAGCGGCCCTGCCCGCGGCGGGTCGCAAGGGCATGGTCTCCACCGCGCACCCCGCTGCGTCCGAAGCAGGCGCAGCGATGCTGCGCCAGGGTGGCAACGCCGTCGACGCAGCGGTCGCGGCCGCCTTCGCCCTGGCGGTGGCGGAACCCTATTCCTCCGGGATCGGCGGCGGCGGCTTCGCCCTGGTGCGCTTCGGCGAGGAGCTCGCCTTCGTCGACTTCCGCGAGACCGCGCCCGCCGCAGCCACCCGCGACATGTTCCTGCGGGACGGCAAGCCGGTGCCGGAGCTCTCCCGGGACGGCGCCCTCGCAGCAGGTGTGCCCGGCGCGGTGAAGGGCTATCTCGATCTCCACCGGCGGTGGGGGAAGCTGCCGCTGCGCACGGTGCTCGCGCCGGCGATCCGGATCGCCGCCGAGGGCTTCCCGGTGAGCGACCGCTACCAGGGCTACGCGCGCTGGCGCTTCGAGATGCTCGCTGCGGACGAGGAGGCGACGCGGATCTTCCTCGTGCAGGGGAAGAACGGCCCCGAGGTGCCGCCGCTCGGGCACCGGATCGTGCAGAAGGATCTGGCGGCGACGCTGCAGGCGATCGCCGCCCGGGGGGCGAAGGGCTTCTACGAGGGCGAGGTGGCGCAGAAGCTCGACGCCGACATGAAGCGGCGCGGGGGGCTCGTCACCGCGCAGGACCTGAAGAGCTACGAGGTGGTGAACCGCGATCCCCTCGTGGGCAGCTACCGCGGCCACGCGGTGGCGACGGCGCCCGCGCCTTCCGCCGGGGGCCAGGTGGTGCTCACCGTGCTCAACGTGCTGGAGACGCTGCCCGAGGAGACGAAGTGGCGCGATCCGGCCGCGCTCCACGTCTACGTCGAGGCGCTCAAATACGCCTACGCCGACCGGGCGCTCTTCGGCGATCCGGCCTTCGTCGACGTGCCGATGCAGCAGCTGGTGGCCAAGGATCGGGCCCGTCGCCTGCGCGAGCGGATCAAGAACCGCGCGACGCCTGCAGCAGAGGTGAAGCCCGCCACGGCGGTGGAGGGGATCGAGACGAAGGGGCTCGAGCCCGCCTCCGCCGGCACGGACACCACCCACCTCAGCGCCGTCGACGCGGAGGGCAACGCCGTGTCGATGACCACCACCGTCAACTACGGCTTCGGCGCCGGCATCGTGGCCCGGGGCACCGGCGTGCTCTGGAACGACGAGATGGACGACTTCGCGATCGCGCCCGGCGTTCCCAACGTCTACGGCGTGGTGGGCGCCGAGGCCAACGCGGTGCAGCCGGGCAAGCGGCCGGTGTCGTCGATGGCGCCGACCATCGTCTTCGCCGGCGCCACCACCGACACGCCGGTGCGCTTCGTGGTGGGTGCGCCCGGCGGGCCGACGATCCCGACCACGGTGCTCCAGGCGATCCACAACCACTTCACCTTCGGCGCCGACGTGGAGAAGGCGGTGGCCCTGGGGCGCGTCCACCACCAGCACCTGCCCGACGTGACGTGGGTGGAGCCGCTGGGCCTCGACGTCACCACCAGGAACCTCCTCGAGCTCCGCGGCCACGTGGTGAAGGAGCGCGAGCCCTGG is part of the Vulgatibacter sp. genome and harbors:
- a CDS encoding response regulator, which translates into the protein MANRIRVAVIEDDSLQRALCVQVLGAAGDMMVVGAYETGRGALAELTSGPRQVDVVVVDLGLPDLAGAEVARQLTSLADPPEVVVLTAHGERGMALEALKSGASGYLLKGSPSEVVDAVRVAAGGGSTIAPAIARYLLDEVRVPGQEGNASLRDVGRAAGGDANDRNDERPALTRREREVLALLAKGATYEDAARLLGISLGTVQSHVKSLYRKLEVSSKAEAAAEAVRRGLTWP
- the glmU gene encoding bifunctional UDP-N-acetylglucosamine diphosphorylase/glucosamine-1-phosphate N-acetyltransferase GlmU, with product MKKSARAAIVLAAGKGTRMKSGLSKVLHEANGKPLAWYPVRRALELRCDPVVVVVGHQGDEVRARLEALFPGAPLKFAVQKEQKGTAHAVLAARRTLAGYEGRVLILSGDVPLLTGETMRTLTQAGRKNPVAFLSMRPADPTGYGRVVRDERGRVGAIVEHKDASAEQRAIGECNAGLYDCDAAFLWKALKGVGTANAQGEYYLTDLVAAAARTGKPAVAVEAKVEEVSGVNDRVELAAAAQVLRRRLAERWMREGVTMLDPVSTYIDEEVELGADVTLEPNVRLVGATRIGAGSRIGFGSVIEASTVGASVTVKPYSVFEDAVVGDRAQIGPFARLRPGTVLAEEVHIGNFVETKKTTMGRGSKANHLAYVGDATVGARCNIGAGTITCNYDGVNKLPTVLGDGVFIGSDTQLVAPVTVGDGAYVGAGSTVVKDVPAGALALSRAEQVVKEGWVERRKAGQGRAKGRKTAQPRKAANRRTRRS
- the glmS gene encoding glutamine--fructose-6-phosphate transaminase (isomerizing) encodes the protein MCGIVGYVGEQDAAGILVEGLRKLEYRGYDSAGVAVLGAQGLQIARAKGKLKNLENRLAIEPVEGSTGIGHTRWATHGKPSDENAHPHRFEGVAVVHNGIIENHLALREELRQQGHTFTSETDTEIFAHLIARELRAAGDLPTAVRKALAAVRGAFALLVTSEAHPGELVAAKNASPMVVGLGEGENFIASDVPALLAYTRNVIFLEEGDFAVVTKSGVTLTDLAGHPVDRKAQRIDWSPVMAEKGGHRHFMHKEIHEQPRALADTLRGRCLLEEGDVLLDDVSIDAKAAQAIARVVILGCGTSWHAGLLAKHLIERLARLPVEVDLASEFRYREPVIDGSVLAVAISQSGETSDTLAALREAKRLGARTLAICNVLGAAIPREADDVLYTHAGPEIGVASTKAFTTQLVSLALLAVRLGRLRGTLDVESGRRWLGQLVELPTIVEEALHTEKHVLEVAKSLVDARDVLFLGRGPQAASALEGALKLKEISYIHAEGYAAGEMKHGPIALIDKDLPVVVIATLDPTYEKTVGNIEEVRARGGHVIAVVTKGDEHVARIADHVLEVPACDPLLAPVVVSIPLQLLAYHVADLRGTDVDQPRNLAKSVTVE
- the ggt gene encoding gamma-glutamyltransferase; this encodes MRSLVLLLGLLLALPAAALPAAGRKGMVSTAHPAASEAGAAMLRQGGNAVDAAVAAAFALAVAEPYSSGIGGGGFALVRFGEELAFVDFRETAPAAATRDMFLRDGKPVPELSRDGALAAGVPGAVKGYLDLHRRWGKLPLRTVLAPAIRIAAEGFPVSDRYQGYARWRFEMLAADEEATRIFLVQGKNGPEVPPLGHRIVQKDLAATLQAIAARGAKGFYEGEVAQKLDADMKRRGGLVTAQDLKSYEVVNRDPLVGSYRGHAVATAPAPSAGGQVVLTVLNVLETLPEETKWRDPAALHVYVEALKYAYADRALFGDPAFVDVPMQQLVAKDRARRLRERIKNRATPAAEVKPATAVEGIETKGLEPASAGTDTTHLSAVDAEGNAVSMTTTVNYGFGAGIVARGTGVLWNDEMDDFAIAPGVPNVYGVVGAEANAVQPGKRPVSSMAPTIVFAGATTDTPVRFVVGAPGGPTIPTTVLQAIHNHFTFGADVEKAVALGRVHHQHLPDVTWVEPLGLDVTTRNLLELRGHVVKEREPWGNATVVAVDPETGVRTGAADPRGIGVAVAE